One genomic window of Parabacteroides pacaensis includes the following:
- a CDS encoding response regulator — translation MKKEIHILVVILLFLPTTLLKGTDSLRHQSHAKILVISSYTPIKEISNHIITSLSENLRNTNEAEISVEYMDCESTAGYEQWSQWIKLLFSAYTHTPDLVVIIGQEAWLTYRYSCIESWKDIPIVLGGVKRGVFHFEDKEAMNIKNMQEIKSTASTFAPFKVKGYYTIDYLEENIRYIKQLQPQIKNIVFFYDDRHNLSFFKTYLEGLVSHIDSLQLHYISGSKYSTIQLLDTIKKMDSTYAFLSAGWYTDANNYPHAYSMLHNELERYPDKAMYQLYNQGFRPENYIGGYFVSGKDLGKDLAQLIRQILTSGFDNSPEFQLTPSAPHYYLNYQKIDKIGIDKSRIPQDVVLENMPHSFGESHPLIVFIMIVLFVFFLLVIGLILLYKKRKEANYQNYYNRTQRLLQSMPDMVTVFDSKLNITNIINPLDDVLLRYSADQLIGKNISILQQNVPIFREAGAIIKKNLEETLQTRRITAFNYKLITKTGEYRHLHSRIVPYEKDQLLSFTHNITARVNAEQEVLKLKTFLQSVIDNIPLPVFVKNATDNYRYIYYSKKCKEFYGDYVKDCLGKNDYEIHHPLADQYREEDLAVLKSNVPLSFERTIYNEQQKSYYWGITTKTKLENQDGSCYIVSVMMDTTEIRKRQIELYKIRKELFLALDAGSLTAWIYNIEKKTFTSLYGQTVAEDGMSFETISNMTHPEDKEKYLRFMEILSSGKVKKKRETFRFYQGNDYRWFEAHAIGIMSEEDGRIKHIIGTQKDITQEVKTEEKLRANKFKSDLAIKSSGIMQWDYDLVQQTITSPNMESFIYQADMPIDKYVSTIYPDDQSLFLECMNKLKEKKCRVTNTQLRQYRPGKGLCWVEIHCVAFEYDKDGNLTQITGLLRDITEMRKLTDELAAKEKAEALNQLKSAFLANMSHEIRTPLNAIVGFSNLITQTDDPEEKKEFTKIIETNNELLLQLINDILDLSKIEAGQLDFAFTDVDVIEIFTQLEAIYKYKVKEGVSLIKSLPDETCVVYSEKNRLTQVLFNFLSNACKFTSVGYIKMGYEPVAGGIRCFVTDTGKGISKDNIPHVFERFAKFDSFIQGTGLGLSICETIIQNLKGEIGVDSEEGKGSTFWFTIPCEIKKQKPFLAESIPDPTNRRTEENNRLFTILVAEDNDSNYLLVSRILEKTYHLVRAVNGKEAMALHAEKHPDLILMDVKMPEMDGLTATRLIREKDKQTPIIALTAHAFEENKDEALRAGCNDFLTKPIYIPQLKKLIERFKE, via the coding sequence ATGAAAAAAGAAATACATATTTTAGTCGTTATACTTTTGTTCCTCCCTACTACCCTGCTAAAGGGAACCGATAGTTTGCGCCATCAGAGCCATGCTAAAATATTAGTAATCAGTTCTTACACCCCTATAAAAGAAATAAGCAACCATATCATCACCTCTTTATCCGAAAACTTAAGGAATACGAACGAAGCCGAAATCAGTGTAGAGTATATGGATTGCGAATCTACTGCAGGCTACGAACAATGGAGCCAATGGATAAAACTATTGTTCAGTGCTTATACCCATACGCCCGATTTAGTAGTTATTATCGGCCAGGAAGCCTGGCTTACTTACCGCTATTCTTGTATCGAAAGCTGGAAAGACATTCCTATCGTGTTAGGAGGAGTAAAAAGGGGGGTATTCCATTTCGAGGACAAAGAAGCCATGAATATCAAAAACATGCAAGAAATCAAAAGTACTGCTTCTACTTTTGCACCTTTTAAGGTAAAAGGCTATTACACGATCGATTACTTGGAAGAAAATATACGGTATATCAAACAATTACAACCTCAAATAAAAAATATCGTTTTCTTCTATGACGACCGTCATAATTTATCTTTTTTTAAAACCTACCTGGAAGGACTGGTAAGCCATATAGATTCCCTCCAATTACATTATATTTCAGGAAGCAAATATTCTACCATTCAATTGCTGGATACCATAAAAAAGATGGATTCCACGTATGCTTTTCTCTCGGCCGGATGGTATACGGATGCGAATAATTATCCGCATGCTTACTCTATGTTACATAATGAATTGGAGAGGTACCCGGATAAGGCGATGTACCAGCTTTATAACCAAGGTTTCCGACCGGAAAATTATATAGGAGGATACTTTGTTTCCGGAAAGGATCTGGGAAAAGACCTGGCTCAGTTAATCCGGCAGATTTTAACCTCCGGCTTCGATAACAGTCCCGAGTTCCAACTAACTCCGTCGGCACCGCACTATTATCTTAATTACCAAAAGATAGATAAAATAGGAATAGATAAATCCCGCATTCCCCAAGACGTAGTTTTAGAAAATATGCCTCATTCGTTCGGGGAATCTCATCCGCTGATTGTTTTTATTATGATTGTTCTTTTTGTCTTTTTTCTGTTGGTGATCGGCTTAATATTACTATATAAAAAAAGAAAAGAAGCAAACTATCAAAATTATTATAACAGGACCCAGCGATTGCTACAGAGTATGCCAGATATGGTGACGGTATTCGATTCCAAACTGAACATCACAAATATAATTAATCCGCTCGATGATGTATTACTGAGGTATAGTGCCGACCAATTAATAGGAAAAAATATTTCCATTTTACAGCAAAACGTACCCATCTTCCGTGAAGCCGGAGCTATCATAAAAAAGAATTTGGAAGAAACTTTACAAACCCGAAGAATTACCGCATTCAACTACAAATTGATTACGAAGACGGGGGAATACAGGCATCTCCACTCCCGAATTGTTCCTTATGAAAAAGATCAGTTGCTTTCTTTTACCCATAATATAACAGCCAGGGTGAACGCGGAACAGGAAGTTTTAAAATTAAAAACGTTCTTACAATCTGTTATCGACAATATACCTCTTCCTGTTTTTGTTAAAAACGCAACCGATAATTACCGGTATATCTATTATAGCAAGAAGTGTAAGGAGTTTTACGGAGATTATGTAAAGGATTGCCTGGGAAAAAATGACTATGAAATCCATCATCCGTTAGCAGACCAATATAGGGAAGAGGACCTTGCCGTGCTGAAAAGCAATGTTCCGTTATCCTTTGAAAGAACAATATACAATGAACAACAGAAGTCGTATTACTGGGGAATTACAACCAAAACCAAGCTTGAAAATCAAGATGGCTCCTGTTATATTGTGTCGGTAATGATGGATACTACCGAAATAAGAAAAAGGCAGATCGAGCTCTACAAAATTCGTAAAGAATTATTTTTAGCCCTGGATGCAGGATCCCTGACGGCGTGGATTTATAATATCGAGAAAAAGACGTTCACCAGCTTATACGGACAAACAGTTGCGGAGGATGGAATGTCATTTGAAACCATTTCTAATATGACTCATCCGGAGGATAAAGAGAAATATCTCCGATTCATGGAAATATTATCTTCCGGAAAAGTAAAAAAGAAAAGAGAAACTTTCCGCTTTTACCAAGGAAACGATTATAGATGGTTCGAAGCACATGCCATTGGAATAATGTCGGAAGAAGACGGCCGGATAAAGCATATTATCGGAACACAAAAAGATATTACCCAAGAGGTAAAAACGGAAGAAAAACTGCGTGCCAACAAATTCAAATCCGACTTGGCTATCAAATCGAGCGGGATTATGCAATGGGATTATGACCTGGTTCAACAAACGATCACTTCCCCCAATATGGAATCTTTTATTTACCAGGCTGACATGCCTATCGACAAGTATGTATCTACGATTTATCCGGACGACCAGTCTCTTTTCCTGGAGTGCATGAACAAACTAAAAGAAAAGAAATGCAGAGTAACGAATACCCAACTCCGTCAATACAGGCCGGGAAAAGGGTTGTGCTGGGTAGAAATACATTGTGTTGCTTTTGAATATGATAAAGATGGCAATTTGACGCAAATCACCGGATTATTGAGAGATATAACGGAAATGAGAAAACTAACGGATGAATTAGCTGCCAAGGAAAAAGCCGAAGCACTGAATCAACTAAAAAGTGCATTTCTTGCTAATATGAGCCATGAAATCCGTACACCGTTAAATGCAATTGTCGGGTTCTCCAATTTAATAACTCAAACAGACGACCCGGAAGAAAAGAAAGAATTTACCAAGATTATTGAAACCAATAATGAATTATTATTGCAGCTTATCAATGACATACTGGATTTATCCAAAATAGAAGCGGGACAATTAGACTTCGCTTTTACAGACGTAGATGTGATAGAGATATTTACCCAACTGGAAGCTATTTACAAATACAAAGTAAAAGAAGGGGTAAGTTTGATTAAATCTTTACCGGATGAGACTTGTGTTGTGTATTCTGAAAAGAACCGGTTGACTCAAGTATTGTTTAATTTTTTATCTAATGCTTGCAAATTTACTTCCGTAGGATACATAAAAATGGGATATGAACCGGTAGCAGGCGGAATACGGTGCTTTGTTACCGACACGGGTAAAGGAATAAGTAAGGATAATATACCCCACGTATTTGAACGATTCGCCAAATTCGACAGTTTTATTCAAGGAACTGGTTTGGGCTTGTCGATATGTGAAACTATTATACAAAACCTGAAAGGAGAAATCGGTGTTGATTCGGAAGAAGGAAAAGGGAGTACGTTTTGGTTTACGATTCCTTGTGAAATAAAAAAACAAAAGCCTTTTCTTGCAGAAAGTATTCCCGACCCGACGAACAGGCGTACCGAGGAAAACAATCGTCTTTTTACCATTTTAGTTGCCGAGGATAACGATAGCAACTATCTCTTAGTATCCAGGATATTAGAGAAAACATACCACCTCGTACGTGCGGTAAACGGAAAAGAGGCCATGGCTTTGCATGCAGAGAAGCATCCGGATCTTATTTTAATGGATGTCAAAATGCCGGAGATGGACGGCCTTACAGCCACCCGGCTTATCAGGGAAAAAGATAAACAGACTCCTATTATCGCTCTTACGGCTCATGCGTTTGAAGAGAACAAGGACGAAGCGTTACGTGCCGGTTGCAACGATTTTCTTACCAAGCCTATTTATATACCTCAATTGAAAAAGCTGATCGAAAGGTTCAAAGAATAA
- a CDS encoding DUF4491 family protein, whose product MATINFEGLIIGIATFLIIGLFHPVVIKAEYYWGTKCWWIFLVLGVAGTIAALFIESIFWSAICGVFAFSSFWTIKEVFEQEERVKKGWFPRNPKRVYPWDEKE is encoded by the coding sequence ATGGCTACGATTAATTTTGAAGGTTTAATTATAGGAATTGCTACTTTCCTTATCATCGGCTTATTTCATCCTGTTGTAATAAAAGCAGAATATTATTGGGGTACGAAGTGCTGGTGGATCTTTCTTGTTTTGGGAGTTGCGGGAACAATCGCCGCATTATTCATTGAGAGTATTTTCTGGTCGGCTATTTGCGGTGTGTTTGCCTTCTCTTCTTTCTGGACCATTAAAGAAGTATTCGAGCAAGAAGAACGGGTTAAGAAAGGCTGGTTCCCCCGTAACCCGAAACGTGTTTATCCCTGGGATGAAAAAGAATAA
- a CDS encoding GH92 family glycosyl hydrolase — MKRFSFLLLFSSFCLIATAQSSLTGKVNPIIGTNGMGHTFPGACVPYGFVQLSPDTDTIPHNVEGKYQPRAYEYCAGYQHKDSTIVGFSHTHFSGTGHSDLGDILVMPVTGSLKLNPGTATDPESGYRSRFSHDTEISRPGYYEVLLADYGIKAQLTATQRVGVHKYTFPSGSPDQRIILDMIHGIYNYDGKVLWTNIRVENDTLITGYRITNGWARTNYTYFAMSFSKPVIRYGCEEKAKVNYRGGYGKFNMKENFPDIGGRKIVAYFDFDPAASRTLEIKVALSGVSTDGALKNLKQEAAGKTFDQVAASADAGWNRALSVIEAQGTDDQLAMLYTSLYHTMINPCVYTDVDGRYRGIDSNIHQADDFVNYTVFSVWDTYRALHPLFNIINRQVNTDIARSMLKHCEQSVHKALPVWSHMANENWCMIGYHSVSVLADAIAKGLPVDKEKALKAMVSSSTIPYYDGTKEYMQLGYVPLDRNGSAASLTLEYAYDDWAIYATALAKGDKQVAETYKQRARNYQNMFKPELGYACPRYSDGRWKNNLNLLSTHGEGFIEGNALNYSFYVPQDVNGMINLMGGDQVFIAKLDSLFTMELPEEFFAETEDVTKEGLLGGYVHGNEPSHHIPFLYAWTEQPWKTQYWQREIMNRMYRNNIDGLCGNDDCGQMSAWYILSAMGFYPVCPGTDQYVLGAPYLPYMKVNLENGNTFVIEAPKVSDKNRYVKSVVWNGKPYTKGYITQADIMNGGTLKFEMASRPNKNRLFKGEDQPYSLTE, encoded by the coding sequence ATGAAACGATTTTCTTTCTTATTGCTATTCTCTTCCTTTTGTTTAATAGCAACAGCTCAATCCTCTTTGACCGGCAAAGTTAATCCCATTATCGGGACGAACGGCATGGGACATACCTTTCCGGGAGCCTGCGTCCCCTACGGATTCGTACAGTTAAGCCCGGATACGGACACTATCCCGCATAACGTGGAGGGCAAATACCAGCCCAGGGCCTATGAATATTGTGCAGGCTATCAACATAAGGATAGCACCATTGTGGGATTTAGCCATACCCATTTCAGCGGAACAGGCCATTCCGATTTAGGGGATATTTTAGTCATGCCCGTAACCGGCAGCCTCAAATTAAATCCGGGAACAGCAACCGATCCGGAGAGCGGATACCGTTCCCGTTTTTCACACGATACGGAAATATCCCGTCCGGGATATTATGAAGTCTTATTGGCCGATTATGGAATCAAAGCTCAGCTTACTGCTACCCAGCGGGTAGGAGTTCATAAATATACTTTCCCTTCCGGTAGCCCGGACCAGCGTATTATCTTAGATATGATCCATGGTATTTACAACTACGACGGGAAAGTCTTATGGACTAATATCCGGGTGGAGAACGATACTTTAATTACCGGCTACCGGATTACGAACGGTTGGGCGCGTACTAACTATACCTACTTCGCCATGTCGTTTTCCAAACCTGTGATCCGTTACGGCTGTGAAGAAAAGGCAAAAGTAAATTACAGGGGTGGATACGGCAAGTTCAATATGAAAGAAAATTTCCCGGATATAGGAGGGCGCAAGATTGTAGCTTATTTTGATTTCGACCCTGCCGCTTCCCGAACCTTGGAAATAAAAGTGGCTCTTTCCGGCGTAAGCACGGATGGTGCACTGAAAAACCTGAAGCAGGAAGCTGCCGGAAAAACTTTCGACCAGGTTGCTGCGTCGGCTGATGCCGGTTGGAACCGGGCTCTATCGGTAATAGAGGCACAGGGCACGGACGACCAATTGGCCATGCTATACACTTCCTTGTACCACACCATGATTAATCCTTGTGTTTATACGGATGTAGACGGCCGGTACCGCGGGATAGATTCCAATATCCATCAGGCGGACGACTTTGTGAATTATACCGTATTTTCTGTTTGGGATACCTATAGGGCATTGCATCCGTTGTTTAACATTATCAACCGGCAAGTAAATACGGACATCGCCCGGTCTATGTTAAAGCATTGCGAGCAAAGTGTACATAAGGCTCTCCCGGTATGGAGCCACATGGCAAACGAGAATTGGTGCATGATAGGGTATCATTCTGTCTCGGTTTTGGCAGATGCCATAGCGAAAGGCTTGCCCGTAGATAAGGAAAAAGCATTAAAAGCGATGGTCAGCAGTTCCACTATTCCTTATTATGACGGGACAAAAGAATACATGCAGTTAGGATATGTGCCTTTAGACCGGAACGGCAGTGCCGCTTCTTTGACGTTGGAGTATGCCTACGACGATTGGGCAATCTATGCCACTGCTTTGGCAAAAGGTGATAAGCAGGTTGCCGAGACCTATAAACAACGTGCCCGGAATTATCAAAATATGTTTAAGCCGGAATTGGGGTATGCATGTCCTCGTTATTCGGACGGGCGTTGGAAAAACAACCTGAATTTGTTAAGTACGCACGGCGAAGGCTTTATAGAAGGAAATGCGTTAAACTACTCTTTTTATGTTCCCCAAGATGTAAACGGGATGATTAATTTGATGGGGGGCGATCAGGTGTTTATTGCCAAACTCGATTCTCTTTTTACTATGGAGTTACCGGAAGAATTCTTTGCGGAAACGGAAGATGTGACCAAGGAGGGATTATTGGGCGGATATGTGCACGGTAATGAGCCGAGCCATCACATTCCATTTTTATATGCCTGGACGGAGCAACCCTGGAAAACGCAATATTGGCAACGTGAAATAATGAACCGGATGTACCGCAATAACATCGACGGGTTGTGCGGAAATGACGATTGCGGGCAAATGTCGGCATGGTATATTCTCTCTGCCATGGGGTTCTATCCGGTATGCCCGGGAACAGACCAATATGTGTTGGGGGCTCCTTATCTACCTTACATGAAGGTAAATCTGGAAAATGGAAATACGTTTGTGATAGAAGCTCCTAAGGTAAGCGATAAAAACAGATACGTAAAATCTGTCGTATGGAACGGAAAGCCTTACACAAAAGGATATATTACTCAAGCTGATATAATGAACGGGGGAACCTTGAAGTTCGAAATGGCTTCAAGGCCTAATAAAAACCGCCTTTTTAAAGGAGAAGATCAACCGTATTCTTTGACAGAATAA
- a CDS encoding DUF3575 domain-containing protein, with translation MDFISCALLFLFLPQGYARQGEGAARSGKIEVDRGMKEETKRPLFALKTNLLFDVALMPNVEVEVPIARHWSVNGEYMFPWWQFDKDKYCLQILSGGLEGLYWLDSRKKHPQRGVLEGHFPASQLISFPAIAIHWK, from the coding sequence ATGGATTTTATCAGTTGTGCGTTGTTGTTCCTATTTCTTCCTCAGGGATATGCCCGGCAAGGAGAAGGGGCGGCAAGGTCCGGTAAGATAGAGGTAGACAGAGGGATGAAGGAAGAAACAAAACGCCCCTTGTTCGCTTTGAAGACAAACCTGCTTTTCGATGTCGCTTTGATGCCGAACGTAGAAGTAGAAGTGCCGATAGCTAGACATTGGTCGGTGAACGGAGAATATATGTTTCCCTGGTGGCAGTTTGACAAGGATAAATATTGCCTTCAAATTCTTTCGGGCGGATTGGAAGGGCTTTACTGGCTGGATAGCCGCAAGAAGCATCCGCAGCGAGGTGTGTTAGAGGGCCACTTTCCGGCAAGTCAACTAATTTCCTTTCCGGCAATTGCTATACACTGGAAGTAA
- a CDS encoding Cof-type HAD-IIB family hydrolase, whose product MIKAVFLDIDGTLVSFQTHHVPASTIEALTALHRKGIKTFVATGRQFHAIDNLGTLQFDGYITLNGSYCLEGTDKVIYKHAIEPGDIHSLIRYQNKTETFPCAFVYENTITINFTNQDTDHILHLLNFPAIPVRPLHDYAGEEVFQLIAFFKTGQEQRIMQAIPHCESTRWNPLFTDVVPQGSSKAVGIDKILAYYNIELKDTIAFGDGGNDIPMLCHAGIGVAMGNAEKEVKEAADYVTSSVDEDGILKALQHFRIL is encoded by the coding sequence ATGATTAAAGCTGTATTTTTAGATATCGACGGGACGCTGGTGAGTTTCCAAACCCATCATGTCCCCGCTTCCACGATAGAAGCCCTGACCGCCTTACACCGGAAAGGAATAAAAACATTTGTCGCTACAGGACGCCAATTCCATGCGATCGATAATTTAGGAACCCTGCAATTCGACGGATACATCACATTGAACGGCAGTTATTGCCTGGAAGGGACCGACAAAGTAATTTATAAGCATGCCATCGAACCCGGGGATATCCATTCCCTTATTCGCTATCAAAATAAAACGGAGACCTTTCCTTGTGCTTTCGTATACGAAAATACGATTACGATCAACTTCACCAATCAGGATACGGATCATATCCTCCATCTTCTCAATTTCCCGGCTATTCCGGTCAGACCACTCCATGATTATGCCGGTGAAGAAGTGTTCCAACTGATTGCCTTTTTCAAAACAGGGCAAGAACAAAGAATCATGCAGGCAATCCCCCATTGCGAATCCACGCGGTGGAATCCCCTCTTCACCGATGTAGTACCCCAAGGAAGCAGCAAAGCGGTAGGCATAGACAAAATTCTAGCCTATTATAATATCGAACTGAAAGATACAATCGCTTTCGGCGACGGAGGGAACGATATTCCCATGCTTTGCCACGCAGGTATAGGCGTAGCTATGGGTAATGCGGAAAAAGAAGTAAAAGAGGCTGCCGACTATGTCACCTCTTCGGTAGATGAAGACGGCATCCTAAAAGCCCTTCAGCATTTTCGTATCCTATAA
- a CDS encoding RluA family pseudouridine synthase — MEPDKLHHFQQPTHHIPLPEEFTYPFQYTPHPLCILASEEVQHYLQSQPDGEREWKEGKMFGVLAVQTPTGELGYLAAFSGMLAGKNTHPYFVPPVYDLTKPEGFFTREEESITAINRKINRMEQNKRFLSQKQKLSQEKAAANQALAQAKAEIKKAKARRDLRRKQQPGEEEIEAMIRESQHQKAELKRLHQEWNIRMAKLQNSVDEFTAKIEQFKTERKNRSAALQQKLFEKFKLHNYLGEVKSLPEIFEETLRKTPSAGAGECAAPKLLQYAYLNHLKPLAMAEFWWGISPKSEIRHHGYYYPACQGKCGPILKHMLRGLKVEKNPLLSASSPENTLEILFEDEWIVVINKPAGTLSVPGKISSESVYTQLRAAYPQATGPLIVHRLDMATSGILLVAKTKEIHQMLQTQFENRTVKKQYIALLEGTVKDEEGIIDLPICPNLSDRPRQRVDKEHGKPAITRYQVLHREAGRTRIAFYPVTGRTHQLRVHAAHPLGLNVPIVGDELYGKKDNRLYLHAEAIEFKHPVTNETIRIKTQKPF; from the coding sequence ATGGAACCGGACAAATTACACCATTTCCAACAACCTACCCATCACATTCCTCTGCCGGAAGAATTTACCTATCCGTTTCAGTATACACCCCACCCCCTGTGCATCCTGGCCTCGGAAGAAGTACAACACTACCTGCAAAGCCAGCCAGACGGGGAAAGAGAATGGAAAGAAGGGAAAATGTTCGGAGTACTGGCTGTACAAACCCCCACCGGGGAACTCGGCTACCTGGCAGCCTTCTCCGGCATGCTGGCGGGTAAAAATACCCACCCCTACTTCGTGCCTCCTGTCTATGACTTAACCAAGCCGGAAGGATTCTTCACACGAGAAGAAGAAAGCATAACCGCTATCAACCGGAAAATAAACCGCATGGAACAAAACAAACGCTTCCTCAGCCAAAAGCAAAAGCTAAGCCAAGAAAAAGCCGCCGCAAACCAAGCCCTGGCACAAGCCAAAGCAGAAATAAAAAAAGCAAAAGCCCGCCGCGACCTCCGGCGCAAGCAACAGCCCGGTGAAGAAGAAATAGAAGCCATGATACGGGAAAGCCAACACCAAAAAGCCGAACTGAAACGCCTGCACCAAGAGTGGAACATCCGCATGGCAAAACTTCAAAACTCCGTAGACGAATTTACTGCCAAGATAGAACAATTCAAAACAGAACGGAAAAACCGTTCCGCCGCACTACAGCAAAAGCTATTCGAAAAATTTAAACTACACAACTACCTGGGAGAAGTAAAAAGCTTACCGGAAATCTTTGAAGAAACCCTCCGCAAAACTCCGTCTGCCGGAGCCGGAGAATGTGCAGCCCCTAAACTGCTGCAATATGCCTATTTAAACCATTTAAAACCTCTAGCTATGGCGGAATTTTGGTGGGGAATCTCTCCCAAATCCGAAATCCGGCATCACGGGTACTACTACCCTGCCTGCCAGGGAAAATGCGGCCCCATCTTAAAACACATGCTGCGGGGGCTGAAAGTGGAAAAGAACCCTCTGTTATCCGCCTCATCCCCGGAAAACACGTTGGAAATCCTTTTCGAAGACGAATGGATAGTCGTGATCAACAAACCCGCAGGAACCCTGTCAGTTCCCGGAAAGATAAGCTCTGAATCCGTTTACACGCAACTACGGGCCGCGTATCCCCAAGCAACGGGCCCTCTGATTGTACACCGATTGGACATGGCAACTTCCGGAATACTGCTCGTTGCCAAAACCAAGGAAATCCACCAAATGCTACAAACCCAATTTGAAAACCGCACGGTAAAGAAACAATATATCGCCCTGCTAGAAGGTACGGTAAAAGACGAAGAAGGCATCATCGACCTCCCCATTTGCCCTAATCTGTCGGACAGGCCGCGCCAAAGAGTAGACAAAGAACACGGGAAACCTGCCATCACCCGTTACCAGGTACTACACCGCGAAGCAGGACGCACCCGGATAGCATTCTACCCCGTCACCGGACGCACCCATCAGCTACGGGTCCACGCCGCACATCCCCTAGGCCTAAATGTCCCCATCGTAGGCGACGAACTCTACGGAAAAAAAGACAACAGGCTATACTTACACGCCGAAGCCATCGAATTCAAACACCCCGTCACAAACGAAACCATCCGCATAAAAACACAAAAACCGTTCTAA
- a CDS encoding GNAT family N-acetyltransferase — protein sequence MTTRNIPTLNLQNKNYPMPLSTPTIQTERLLLRPFAESDLDDFFECCRNPNLGNNAGWKPHEAREESEEALHSVFMNQEGIWGIELKETNRIIGSVGIIPDPKRENPASRMLGYWLKETHWGKGFMSEAVTAVLEYGFNTLHLKLISANCYPHNIRSRRLLTSKNFVYEGILHEAEQTYDGRIYDHLCFYLPKNNYPAHPDKNTELNR from the coding sequence ATGACTACACGGAATATCCCTACTTTGAATTTACAAAATAAAAATTATCCTATGCCCCTATCCACCCCTACCATCCAAACAGAACGCCTTCTGCTGCGCCCGTTCGCCGAAAGTGACCTGGACGATTTCTTTGAATGCTGCCGCAATCCCAACCTCGGCAACAACGCAGGTTGGAAACCGCATGAAGCACGGGAAGAATCCGAAGAAGCCCTGCATTCAGTATTTATGAACCAAGAAGGAATCTGGGGAATAGAACTGAAAGAGACAAACCGCATCATCGGCTCCGTAGGCATCATCCCCGATCCCAAGCGCGAAAACCCGGCAAGCCGCATGCTAGGCTACTGGCTCAAGGAAACACACTGGGGAAAAGGCTTCATGTCCGAAGCCGTAACCGCAGTACTGGAGTACGGCTTTAACACGCTGCATTTAAAACTGATCAGTGCCAACTGCTACCCGCACAACATCAGGTCGCGCCGCCTATTAACCAGTAAAAACTTTGTCTACGAAGGCATCCTGCACGAAGCCGAACAGACTTACGACGGGCGCATATACGACCATCTCTGCTTCTACCTGCCTAAAAACAACTACCCGGCACACCCGGATAAAAACACAGAACTCAACCGATAA